The genomic interval ATAGTTAATTTGTCTTAACTTTCTCTCCGATAAATTATAACAGAACCGAAATATAGCAGCCCTTATTCATGATTGATTCTAACTTAAAGCAAAACGTCTTATTCATTTTTATCCTCACCTGTTTTTTTTCAAAGAGCTTTGCTCAAAATAATATCACACTAAAAGGGATTATCAAGAATACAGATAATGTGGCTATTGATGGTGCAACTTTATTCTTAAAGGATGGCCATACTGGAGAAGTCATAAAACAGGGATTGACCGCTATAGATGGAACTTTTGCTTTTACTGTAGTTGCAGGAAGTTATGTGGTTTCTGTTAGTTATTCAGGTACGTTGTCTTATCAGAGTGAACTGTTAAAATTATCAGGAAGTCTGGATTTGGGGACCATCAAAATTGAAACAGCCGCCCGTAGCTTAAAGGAAGTTGTTATTCAAAGCTCCGCCAATAAGCCTTTAATTAAGATTGAAGGCAGAAAAATGATTTATAATATCCAGAAAAGTATAACCGCGCAAGGGACTAATGTGCTGGAGGCTTTAAAGAAGACTCCTGGCGTAATTGTCAATCAGGATAATTCAATTACACTGAATGGGGCAAACGGTGCGCTGGTAATGATTAACGGCAGACAAACTTATTTACAGGCTGCGGAGCTGGCACAACTGCTGAAAACGATGTCTTCTTCCGACTTAAAATCTATCGAAATTATTAGAAATCCATCTGCTGAATACGATGCTGCTGGTACTGGTGGTATTATTAATCTCGTACTTCAAAAATCAATTGCTGAAGGTTTCAATGGCAGTATCAATAATGGAATTGCTTATGGTGTCACTTTAAAGCAGAATACCAACCTGAATCTTAACTTCCGTAAAGGAAAAGTTAACCTGTTTGGAAGTTACAACCATAACTTCGGACATTTTGCGATGGACTATGACAATGACCGCACAACCAATGGAAAGGTTTATCTGAACTCGAATCATGATGTAGATAAACGCCGTAATATCGGGTCAACCCTGGGCGCAGATTACGCTATAGATACAACCAAAACGATTGGAATGGTGGTCAATGGTAATTTTTCGAATGGTGGTGGTTTGATCACTCCGTTAACGAATATCTATGATCAGCCAACAGGCCAGCTTTTACAAACACTGAGAAGCCAGAGCGATTATCCTGATCAGAAAGCTAACCGCTACAATTTTAATTTAAATTACCGGTATAAAGGGAGTAAGCATACTACACTGGATATAGATGCTGATTATGGAATCTTTGATGCAGCTACGAAAAATCTGAGTACGAATAGTTTTTATGCACCAAATGGTGATTTTCAATCCTCCAATAATTTCCTGG from Pedobacter sp. WC2423 carries:
- a CDS encoding outer membrane beta-barrel protein → MIDSNLKQNVLFIFILTCFFSKSFAQNNITLKGIIKNTDNVAIDGATLFLKDGHTGEVIKQGLTAIDGTFAFTVVAGSYVVSVSYSGTLSYQSELLKLSGSLDLGTIKIETAARSLKEVVIQSSANKPLIKIEGRKMIYNIQKSITAQGTNVLEALKKTPGVIVNQDNSITLNGANGALVMINGRQTYLQAAELAQLLKTMSSSDLKSIEIIRNPSAEYDAAGTGGIINLVLQKSIAEGFNGSINNGIAYGVTLKQNTNLNLNFRKGKVNLFGSYNHNFGHFAMDYDNDRTTNGKVYLNSNHDVDKRRNIGSTLGADYAIDTTKTIGMVVNGNFSNGGGLITPLTNIYDQPTGQLLQTLRSQSDYPDQKANRYNFNLNYRYKGSKHTTLDIDADYGIFDAATKNLSTNSFYAPNGDFQSSNNFLVANSRDIKLYAVKADYGFLVGKGRMAAGAKFSNVNADNVFNQYDANGSVNVIDINLSNTFKYQEQISAGYLKYETPVNDEFSMDIGVRIENTHSKGDLQPREGSSQSPALVVRNYLNVFPTASITYKTKNSGAYNLSFARRIDRPAYNDLNPFSYPVDELSYWKGNPFLRPQYANTLALQYSFKNTTISTSYTKTTDLSSGITEVLQENRIIMIPRNIGFQRNLNLTVTQQFTLAKWWNVSLTGIGYRLENKVGTLEYGNYSRSRFAGTINVQQTFNLPGHLTAEVAGIVNSKNISGLNTYIKSNSQVDLGLQKNLMKDKATLKLAVTDLLRTNKINTDAKLNNLLLHTTYVGESRQVRLNFTYRFGNNKVKTKDNRESGLQNESQRL